One Chordicoccus furentiruminis DNA window includes the following coding sequences:
- a CDS encoding PD-(D/E)XK nuclease family protein produces MALQFYIGGSGAGKTTAMMKEMIRQSMERPERRFFVIVPEQATMEMQRKLVSLHPRKCILNLEVTSLNRLAYRVFDEVGAQNGAFLEEIGKTFLIEKIALEKKKELPYLGGCLAKPAYLAEMKSLLSELMLYGVTPEALEKATGILPEETNDTESGKQGGEADRPNAAEQPNAAEQPNAAEQPNAAEQPNAADRPDTGTWTGIGDGRKAAGEEKRISAGTDHAAPVSGARFRLKMADVVTVYRAFLTKLAGTYMTAEEVPDRFCRVADRSRLLRGSVIALDGFTGFTPVQLRLLERLMPVAENVYVALTADPEQGITGPWHRSDLFALSRETADALRRVAGRAGVPVREPVVCRQGPASRHAGSPELSYLERYLFRGLKPRTDPPRPHDIVFAGAKSPREETEAAAREICRLVREEGFRYRDIAVVTGDLTSYGICAAEAFSEAEIPYFIDEKRSLLRNPFIEYLRAALEACTDGYSFESMFRMLKSGMTDFPRADIEQLENYALGTGLKGKGRWREKLIYHYRDEDPAEVPKLDALRAEICALIDPLSVALARRGGTVREKAEALYSFCVRSGAERKLAEREQALRESGEGALAREYAQVYPYVIGFLDKLVAVLGDQPISMADFRALLEAGFAEARVAVIPPGSDRVVIGDVERTRLGEVKALLFLGVNEGLIPKTEASGGLLTECDRETLEKADIALKPTARQAAYIERFYLYTALTRPSARLYLSASRTGAKGESLSPAYLFESVRRLFGDPEVEDVSRSPRAERKRASVRRLTDVMQRLGERPLDGPEKELFLSYRFDPDYADFTERLLSAAVRRKPADQIGRAAARALYGTDLHCSATRLESFCACAFGHFLQYGLRLRQRPDYQFTGMDFGNLMHRSLELAGTRLIGKNLEGTEPGALSSLAVDSLKQAVREVGESSVLYSTARDQYRIRKMQRLLDASLDAIGAQLGAGRFSVYAVEEDFRSREGLQSLAFSFPDGTSMTLTGRIDRIDTCDDGDVTYVKIVDYKTGGTVFDPSLVYYGLQLQLVMYMNAAMEILRKEGKHPQPGGLFYFRVQDPILPDHGETDEELAGVRLKKMTGSGVVSTDEAVLDALDRDLKAAGRSDVIPVSRTKKGAFGSRSAVLDDSGFQVLGRYAAFRVQKAGAAMMRGAAEMNPYAYGQRTACTWCPFRSACGFEQRIPGCTYRMLAKMDTKLAIAKMEETMTADESGKTPGEEKEDGNPVD; encoded by the coding sequence ATGGCGCTACAGTTCTATATCGGCGGGAGCGGGGCCGGCAAGACGACGGCAATGATGAAGGAAATGATCCGGCAGTCGATGGAGCGGCCAGAACGGCGGTTCTTTGTGATTGTGCCGGAGCAGGCGACGATGGAGATGCAGCGGAAGCTTGTCAGCCTTCATCCGAGGAAATGCATCCTGAATCTGGAGGTCACGTCGCTGAACCGGCTCGCCTACCGGGTGTTCGATGAGGTCGGCGCGCAGAATGGGGCGTTTCTCGAGGAGATCGGGAAAACCTTTCTGATCGAGAAGATCGCGCTGGAAAAGAAGAAGGAGCTGCCGTATCTGGGCGGCTGTCTGGCGAAGCCGGCCTATCTGGCGGAGATGAAGTCGTTGCTCTCCGAGCTGATGCTGTACGGCGTGACGCCGGAGGCTCTGGAGAAGGCGACGGGCATACTGCCGGAGGAAACGAATGATACTGAGAGTGGAAAACAGGGAGGCGAGGCGGATCGGCCGAATGCGGCAGAGCAGCCGAATGCGGCAGAGCAGCCGAACGCGGCAGAGCAGCCGAACGCAGCAGAGCAGCCGAACGCAGCAGACCGGCCGGACACGGGGACGTGGACGGGAATCGGAGACGGCCGGAAAGCGGCGGGAGAAGAGAAACGTATTTCGGCCGGAACGGATCATGCAGCGCCGGTGTCCGGAGCCCGGTTCCGACTGAAGATGGCCGATGTCGTGACGGTTTACCGCGCGTTTCTCACGAAGCTGGCCGGCACCTATATGACCGCGGAGGAGGTGCCGGACCGGTTCTGCCGCGTGGCGGACCGGTCACGGCTGCTTCGCGGGAGTGTGATCGCGCTGGACGGGTTCACCGGTTTCACGCCTGTGCAGCTCCGGCTGCTGGAGAGACTGATGCCGGTGGCTGAGAACGTCTATGTGGCGCTGACGGCGGATCCGGAGCAGGGGATCACCGGGCCCTGGCACCGGTCGGATCTGTTTGCGCTCAGCCGGGAGACCGCGGACGCGCTGCGGCGCGTTGCGGGCCGGGCGGGGGTGCCGGTGCGGGAGCCGGTGGTATGCAGGCAGGGACCGGCGAGCCGGCACGCCGGTTCGCCAGAGCTTTCATATCTGGAACGGTATCTGTTCCGGGGCCTGAAGCCGCGCACGGATCCGCCGCGCCCTCATGATATCGTGTTCGCCGGGGCGAAGAGCCCCCGGGAGGAGACGGAAGCGGCGGCGCGGGAGATCTGCCGCCTTGTCCGGGAGGAAGGATTCCGGTACCGGGACATCGCGGTGGTGACGGGGGATCTGACTTCGTACGGGATCTGCGCGGCGGAAGCATTTTCAGAAGCGGAGATTCCGTATTTCATCGATGAGAAACGGAGCCTTCTCCGGAATCCTTTTATCGAATATCTGCGGGCGGCGCTGGAAGCGTGCACGGACGGGTATTCGTTCGAGAGCATGTTCCGGATGCTGAAGAGCGGCATGACGGACTTTCCGCGGGCGGATATCGAGCAGCTCGAGAATTACGCGCTCGGAACGGGCCTGAAGGGCAAAGGACGCTGGCGGGAGAAGCTGATCTATCACTACCGGGATGAGGATCCGGCGGAGGTACCGAAGCTGGACGCGCTCCGGGCGGAGATCTGCGCGCTGATCGATCCGCTGTCCGTCGCGCTGGCGCGGCGGGGCGGTACGGTGCGGGAAAAGGCCGAGGCGCTCTATTCGTTCTGCGTCCGCAGCGGTGCCGAGCGTAAGCTGGCCGAAAGGGAGCAGGCGCTGCGCGAGTCCGGCGAGGGGGCGCTGGCTCGGGAGTATGCCCAGGTCTATCCTTATGTGATCGGATTTCTTGACAAGCTGGTGGCGGTGCTGGGGGATCAGCCGATTTCCATGGCGGATTTCCGCGCTCTGCTGGAGGCGGGATTCGCCGAGGCGCGGGTGGCGGTGATTCCGCCGGGCAGCGACCGGGTCGTGATCGGCGATGTGGAGCGGACACGTCTCGGGGAGGTGAAGGCGCTGCTGTTCCTCGGCGTCAATGAAGGCCTGATCCCGAAGACGGAGGCGTCGGGCGGTCTTCTCACCGAATGCGACCGCGAGACGCTGGAGAAGGCCGACATCGCGCTGAAGCCGACCGCCCGTCAGGCCGCCTATATCGAGCGGTTCTATCTCTACACGGCGCTGACCCGCCCGTCGGCCCGGCTGTATCTCTCGGCGAGCCGGACCGGAGCGAAGGGCGAATCGCTCAGCCCGGCGTATCTTTTCGAGTCGGTGCGCCGGCTGTTCGGTGATCCGGAGGTGGAGGATGTCAGCCGGAGTCCCCGTGCGGAGCGGAAGCGGGCGTCGGTCCGGCGTCTCACGGATGTCATGCAGCGGCTGGGGGAACGGCCTCTCGACGGACCGGAAAAGGAGCTGTTTCTCAGCTACCGGTTCGATCCTGACTACGCGGATTTCACGGAGCGGCTGCTTTCGGCGGCAGTCCGCCGGAAACCGGCGGACCAGATCGGCCGGGCGGCCGCGCGTGCGCTGTACGGGACGGATCTTCACTGCTCGGCCACGCGGCTGGAGAGCTTCTGCGCCTGTGCGTTCGGCCATTTTCTGCAGTACGGACTGCGGCTCAGGCAGCGCCCGGATTATCAGTTCACCGGGATGGATTTCGGGAATCTGATGCACCGGTCGCTGGAGCTGGCCGGCACGCGCCTCATCGGGAAGAACCTTGAGGGGACGGAGCCGGGCGCGCTGTCCTCTCTGGCGGTGGATTCGCTCAAGCAGGCGGTGCGGGAGGTCGGCGAGTCGTCGGTTCTTTACTCTACGGCGCGGGATCAGTACCGGATCAGGAAAATGCAGCGGCTGCTCGACGCGTCTCTTGATGCCATCGGGGCGCAGCTGGGCGCCGGCCGCTTCTCTGTCTATGCGGTCGAGGAGGATTTCCGGAGCCGGGAGGGGCTGCAGTCGCTGGCCTTTTCGTTCCCGGACGGGACGAGCATGACGCTGACCGGACGGATCGACCGGATCGACACCTGCGACGACGGCGATGTGACGTATGTGAAGATTGTGGATTACAAGACCGGCGGAACCGTCTTTGACCCGTCGCTTGTCTATTACGGCCTCCAGCTTCAGCTGGTGATGTACATGAACGCGGCGATGGAGATCCTCCGGAAGGAGGGAAAGCATCCGCAGCCCGGCGGGCTGTTTTATTTCAGGGTGCAGGACCCGATTCTCCCGGATCACGGAGAGACGGACGAGGAGCTGGCCGGAGTGCGGCTGAAGAAGATGACGGGCTCCGGAGTGGTGAGCACGGACGAAGCGGTGCTTGACGCGCTGGACCGGGATCTGAAGGCCGCCGGCCGCTCGGACGTGATTCCGGTTTCGCGCACGAAGAAAGGCGCGTTCGGGAGCCGCTCGGCCGTGCTCGACGACAGCGGTTTTCAGGTGCTCGGGCGCTATGCGGCCTTCCGGGTGCAGAAGGCCGGCGCGGCTATGATGAGAGGCGCCGCGGAGATGAATCCCTATGCCTACGGTCAGCGGACCGCCTGCACATGGTGTCCCTTCCGGAGCGCCTGCGGATTTGAACAGCGGATCCCCGGCTGCACGTACCGGATGCTGGCGAAGATGGATACGAAGCTCGCGATTGCGAAGATGGAAGAGACGATGACGGCGGATGAGAGCGGCAAGACGCCGGGAGAGGAGAAAGAGGATGGCAATCCGGTGGACTGA
- a CDS encoding creatininase family protein → MANNELLKLTAHQVKEKKFDKAILSVGSCEAHGQHLAEGTDTLVSYMLSCKIAEKVDGLLVLPPITVGYSAHYDTFPFTLTLRYDTCTQVIYDIAESVIRNGINHIFIMNGHDGNIAPIEIASRKLKEQYPDVKIACLPQWWVTAGELLPPDTFEVWNGLGHAGEGESSIAYYLYPQWNEPDQAKGFVPDCLPDYVEMKWDFSELTNCAATGDPTKATPEKGEKMTKVLVDACVKAINELDACGWDYRTSGIR, encoded by the coding sequence ATGGCAAACAATGAGCTGCTGAAGCTGACCGCGCATCAGGTAAAGGAGAAGAAGTTCGATAAGGCGATTCTTTCGGTCGGGTCCTGCGAGGCGCACGGCCAGCATCTCGCTGAAGGCACGGATACGCTGGTGTCCTATATGCTTTCCTGCAAAATCGCGGAGAAGGTGGACGGACTGCTTGTTCTCCCGCCGATTACAGTCGGCTACAGCGCGCATTATGACACATTCCCGTTCACGCTGACGCTGCGCTATGACACCTGCACGCAGGTGATCTATGACATCGCGGAGTCCGTGATCCGCAACGGAATCAATCATATCTTCATCATGAACGGGCACGACGGGAACATCGCGCCGATCGAGATCGCATCGAGAAAGCTGAAGGAGCAGTATCCGGATGTGAAAATTGCCTGCCTGCCGCAGTGGTGGGTGACAGCGGGCGAGCTGCTGCCTCCGGATACCTTCGAGGTCTGGAACGGTCTCGGCCACGCGGGCGAGGGCGAGAGCAGCATCGCCTACTACCTGTATCCGCAGTGGAATGAGCCGGATCAGGCGAAGGGGTTTGTACCGGACTGTCTTCCGGACTACGTCGAGATGAAGTGGGACTTCTCTGAGCTGACGAACTGCGCGGCGACGGGCGACCCGACGAAGGCGACGCCGGAGAAGGGCGAAAAGATGACGAAGGTTCTCGTGGACGCCTGCGTAAAGGCGATCAACGAGCTGGACGCGTGCGGCTGGGATTACCGCACGTCGGGGATCCGCTGA